A window of the Archocentrus centrarchus isolate MPI-CPG fArcCen1 chromosome 9, fArcCen1, whole genome shotgun sequence genome harbors these coding sequences:
- the ssh1a gene encoding protein phosphatase Slingshot homolog 1 isoform X1 → MALVTLQRSPTPSAASTASTANTTAGEDFGSEDERRVNQSLSESFFMVKGAALFLQQGSSHQSQKAHPHHKHAGDLPQHLQVMINILRSEDRIKLAVRLESAWSDRVRYMVVVYTSGRQDTEENILLGIDFTNKDCKSCSIGMVLPLWSDTKIHLDGDGGFTVNTAGRTHVFKPVSVQAMWSALQVLHKACEVSRRCNYFPGGMALTWMGYYESCIASDQSCINEWNAMKDLETTRPDSPTMFVDKPSERERTECLIKAKLRSIMTCQDLENVTSKQIRTELEQHMNCNLKEYKEFIDNEMLLILGQMDKATLIFDHVYLGSEWNASNLEELQETGVGYILNVTREIDNFFPGTFSYHNIRVYDEEATDLLAHWNETYNFIVKAKKNRSKCLVHCKMGVSRSASTVIAYAMKEYGWSLEKAYNFVKQKRSITRPNPAFMRQLAEYEGILDASKQRHNKLWHPDADCEMAEGQQGLAHCCRGEEGGTLTPEPGMSPCCEEALPDKGATCPTPCRTVPLENDPAYNNYYFRRLSDSALDSEPSTPVRGPPVLGMEKVFIEIEDVERDALLDDEAFDGRESLPLPHFGPTAEGTAAQTCSRGPEPLEELRLRLEFSTVEEEDEEDVQKEEAEMEVLMQPDDGGGGETQDVEVEGNGMDLASLNENSNNNNHYSTLHNYNEKALSILLPTDASTPLPWCDQTKSNQKQDSPTLASKLCLNPSPPEVPSASFPQSHTSSEGLRSTVGLPYPCGPLCDCANCVASPPMAPLEREEQLGESLQLVEPEYNGEVSEIKTELDESQSAAASEALPELMRMDLEEGKPALACFGQQQETLLQLRRSGLVRRRAERLERLAGLSQESLRSLKPLHACQTSQNGPFHTGEDEEFSGDFTKSSTPCQVRLEPLVVPLTNEALLGVVGSGLLTPTSSPHGSTLTRSSSSDSLRSVRGKPGLVRQRAQEIETRMRLAGLTVPSRLKRSNSLAKLGSLNLSSEDLCSACSSDAGTLLLLSLSPEPDPSLDWDSPTTSVLSWPRKDLHTPERALPGEPRS, encoded by the exons ATGGCGTTGGTTACCCTGCAGCGGTCCCCGACCCCGAGCGCCGCTTCAACCGCCAGCACAGCAAACACGACCGCGGGGGAG GATTTTGGGAGTGAAGATGAACGGCGAGTAAATCAAAG CCTGAGTGAGAGCTTCTTCATGGTGAAGGGTGCTGCTCTCTTCCTGCAGCAGGGAAGCAGTCACCAGAGCCAGAAAGCACATCCTCATCACAAACATGCAG GTGACTTACCTCAACACCTGCAGGTGATGATAAACATTCTTCGCTCAGAGGACAGAATCAAACTG GCGGTGCGGCTGGAGAGTGCATGGTCAGATCGCGTGCGGTACATGGTGGTGGTGTACACAAGTGGGCGACAAGACACAGAGGAGAACATCCTTCTGGGAATCGACTTCACCAACAAAGACTG CAAAAGCTGTTCGATTGGCATGGTGCTACCTCTGTGGAGCGATACAAAGATCCACCTGGATGGAGATGG GGGCTTTACTGTGAACACGGCAGGTCGGACTCATGTCTTCAAACCTGTGTCAGTGCAGGCTATGTG GTCAGCCTTGCAGGTGCTGCACAAAGCATGTGAGGTGTCACGCAGATGTAACTACTTCCCAGGAGGCATGGCACTCACCTGGATGGGCTACTATGAGAGCTGCATTGCTTCAGACCAGAGCTGCATCAACGAGTGGAACGCCATGAAGGACTTGGAGACCACACGGCCAGACTCACCCACCATGTTTGTCGACAA GccttcagagagagagaggacagagtgCCTTATTAAAGCCAAACTCAGAAGCATCATGACGTGCCAGGACCTTGAGAACGTCACCTCTAAACAG ATCCGTACAGAGTTGGAGCAACACATGAACTGCAACCTCAAAGAATACAAGGAGTTCATTGACAATGAGATGCTGTTGATCCTGGGTCAGATGGACAAAGCTACCCTCATCTTTGACCACGTCTACCTG ggATCTGAATGGAATGCATCTAATTTGGAGGAGCTGCAAGAGACAGG GGTGGGCTATATCCTCAATGTTACCCGAGAAATAGACAACTTCTTTCCAGGCACATTCAGTTATCACAACATACGCGTCTACGATGAAGAGGCCACTGACCTGCTCGCTCACTGGAATGAGACATATAACTTCATTGTTAAAGCAAA AAAGAACCGCTCCAAGTGTCTCGTTCACTGCAAGATGGGTGTGAGTCGGTCTGCCTCCACCGTCATTGCTTATGCCATGAAGGAGTACGGCTGGTCGCTAGAGAAAGCTTATAACTTTGTCAAGCAGAAGAGGAGCATCACGCGACCCAACCCAGCTTTTATGAGGCAACTGGCGGAGTACGAAGGCATTTTGGATGCCAG TAAACAACGGCACAACAAGCTATGGCATCCAGACGCAGACTGTGAGATGGCTGAGGGACAGCAGGGACTGGCTCACTGTtgtagaggagaggagggaggcaCCCTGACTCCAGAACCAGGGATGTCTCCCTGCTGTGAGGAGGCACTACCTGATAAAGGTGCAACATGCCCCACCCCATGCAGGACTGTTCCCCTGGAGAACGACCCTGCCTACAACAACTACTACTTCCGCCGTCTCTCTGACTCAGCGCTGGACAGCGAACCATCAACACCTGTGCGCGGCCCTCCCGTTCTCGGCATGGAGAAGGTCTTTATAGAAATCGAGGATGTGGAAAGAGATGCTCTGCTGGATGATGAGGCCTTTGATGGCCGCGAAAGCTTGCCACTCCCCCACTTTGGGCCCACGGCAGAGGGAACTGCTGCCCAGACCTGCAGTCGTGGCCCTGAGCCCCTGGAAGAGTTGCGTCTGAGACTTGAGTTCAGCACagtggaggaagaggatgaggaggatgtgCAAAAGGAGGAGGCAGAGATGGAGGTATTAATGCAGCCAGATGATGGAGGTGGTGGTGAAACACAAGATGTCGAGGTAGAGGGTAATGGGATGGACCTGGCAAGTCTCAATGAAAATTCCAACAATAACAACCATTACAGCACTCTACACAACTACAAT GAAAAAGCTTTGTCCATCCTTCTTCCAACTGATGCTTCTACACCACTGCCTTGGTGTGATCAGACCAAGTCTAATCAGAAACAAGATTCCCCAACATTGGCTTCTAAGCTTTGCCTTAACCCCAGTCCTCCCGAAGTCCCAAGTGCTTCATTCCCACAGTCCCATACCTCATCTGAAGGTCTCAGATCCACAGTGGGACTGCCGTACCCCTGTGGCCCTCTGTGTGACTGTGCCAACTGTGTTGCCTCCCCACCCATGGCTCCACTTGAAAGAGAGGAACAGCTTGGAGAATCACTGCAGTTAGTGGAGCCTGAGTACAATGGTGAAGTCTCTGAAATAAAGACTGAGCTTGATGAGAGTCAGTCTGCTGCTGCCTCAGAGGCTCTTCCTGAGCTGATGAGGATGGATTTAGAGGAAGGCAAGCCCGCACTGGCTTGCTTTGGCCAACAACAGGAGACCCTTTTACAGCTGCGTCGATCTGGGTTGGTCCGCCGCCGTGCAGAGAGACTAGAGAGACTTGCGGGTTTATCTCAGGAAAGCTTGCGGTCTCTGAAGCCTTTGCACGCATGCCAAACGTCCCAAAATGGTCCCTTTCACACTGGAGAGGACGAGGAGTTCTCCGGTGACTTCACTAAATCTTCAACACCATGCCAAGTGCGGTTAGAGCCACTGGTGGTGCCACTGACCAATGAAGCCTTGTTGGGGGTGGTGGGGTCTGGGCTGCTCACACCCACTTCCTCGCCTCATGGCTCCACTTTGACACGCAGCTCCAGCAGCGATAGCCTGAGGAGCGTCAGGGGAAAGCCTGGCCTCGTACGTCAGAGGGCACAGGAGATCGAGACCCGTATGCGGCTGGCAGGCCTTACCGTGCCCTCAAGGCTGAAGCGGTCCAACTCGCTGGCTAAGTTGGGCAGCCTCAACCTGTCCTCCGAGGACCTGTGTTCAGCCTGCTCCTCAGATGCAGGAACACTGCTGCTCCTTTCACTGTCCCCAGAGCCAGACCCGAGCTTGGACTGGGATTCCCCGACCACCTCTGTGCTATCCTGGCCCCGCAAGGACTTGCACACTCCAGAGAGGGCACTACCAGGTGAACCCAGAAGCTGA
- the ssh1a gene encoding protein phosphatase Slingshot homolog 1 isoform X2, with protein sequence MYLVVETIEEAVMKMLPYFVKNAVLTQSEINRILSESFFMVKGAALFLQQGSSHQSQKAHPHHKHAGDLPQHLQVMINILRSEDRIKLAVRLESAWSDRVRYMVVVYTSGRQDTEENILLGIDFTNKDCKSCSIGMVLPLWSDTKIHLDGDGGFTVNTAGRTHVFKPVSVQAMWSALQVLHKACEVSRRCNYFPGGMALTWMGYYESCIASDQSCINEWNAMKDLETTRPDSPTMFVDKPSERERTECLIKAKLRSIMTCQDLENVTSKQIRTELEQHMNCNLKEYKEFIDNEMLLILGQMDKATLIFDHVYLGSEWNASNLEELQETGVGYILNVTREIDNFFPGTFSYHNIRVYDEEATDLLAHWNETYNFIVKAKKNRSKCLVHCKMGVSRSASTVIAYAMKEYGWSLEKAYNFVKQKRSITRPNPAFMRQLAEYEGILDASKQRHNKLWHPDADCEMAEGQQGLAHCCRGEEGGTLTPEPGMSPCCEEALPDKGATCPTPCRTVPLENDPAYNNYYFRRLSDSALDSEPSTPVRGPPVLGMEKVFIEIEDVERDALLDDEAFDGRESLPLPHFGPTAEGTAAQTCSRGPEPLEELRLRLEFSTVEEEDEEDVQKEEAEMEVLMQPDDGGGGETQDVEVEGNGMDLASLNENSNNNNHYSTLHNYNEKALSILLPTDASTPLPWCDQTKSNQKQDSPTLASKLCLNPSPPEVPSASFPQSHTSSEGLRSTVGLPYPCGPLCDCANCVASPPMAPLEREEQLGESLQLVEPEYNGEVSEIKTELDESQSAAASEALPELMRMDLEEGKPALACFGQQQETLLQLRRSGLVRRRAERLERLAGLSQESLRSLKPLHACQTSQNGPFHTGEDEEFSGDFTKSSTPCQVRLEPLVVPLTNEALLGVVGSGLLTPTSSPHGSTLTRSSSSDSLRSVRGKPGLVRQRAQEIETRMRLAGLTVPSRLKRSNSLAKLGSLNLSSEDLCSACSSDAGTLLLLSLSPEPDPSLDWDSPTTSVLSWPRKDLHTPERALPGEPRS encoded by the exons ATGTATCTGGTTGTAGAAACCATTGAGGAGGCCGTGATGAAGATGCTACCCTATTTTGTGAAGAATGCTGTGTTGACCCAGAGTGAGATAAACCGCAT CCTGAGTGAGAGCTTCTTCATGGTGAAGGGTGCTGCTCTCTTCCTGCAGCAGGGAAGCAGTCACCAGAGCCAGAAAGCACATCCTCATCACAAACATGCAG GTGACTTACCTCAACACCTGCAGGTGATGATAAACATTCTTCGCTCAGAGGACAGAATCAAACTG GCGGTGCGGCTGGAGAGTGCATGGTCAGATCGCGTGCGGTACATGGTGGTGGTGTACACAAGTGGGCGACAAGACACAGAGGAGAACATCCTTCTGGGAATCGACTTCACCAACAAAGACTG CAAAAGCTGTTCGATTGGCATGGTGCTACCTCTGTGGAGCGATACAAAGATCCACCTGGATGGAGATGG GGGCTTTACTGTGAACACGGCAGGTCGGACTCATGTCTTCAAACCTGTGTCAGTGCAGGCTATGTG GTCAGCCTTGCAGGTGCTGCACAAAGCATGTGAGGTGTCACGCAGATGTAACTACTTCCCAGGAGGCATGGCACTCACCTGGATGGGCTACTATGAGAGCTGCATTGCTTCAGACCAGAGCTGCATCAACGAGTGGAACGCCATGAAGGACTTGGAGACCACACGGCCAGACTCACCCACCATGTTTGTCGACAA GccttcagagagagagaggacagagtgCCTTATTAAAGCCAAACTCAGAAGCATCATGACGTGCCAGGACCTTGAGAACGTCACCTCTAAACAG ATCCGTACAGAGTTGGAGCAACACATGAACTGCAACCTCAAAGAATACAAGGAGTTCATTGACAATGAGATGCTGTTGATCCTGGGTCAGATGGACAAAGCTACCCTCATCTTTGACCACGTCTACCTG ggATCTGAATGGAATGCATCTAATTTGGAGGAGCTGCAAGAGACAGG GGTGGGCTATATCCTCAATGTTACCCGAGAAATAGACAACTTCTTTCCAGGCACATTCAGTTATCACAACATACGCGTCTACGATGAAGAGGCCACTGACCTGCTCGCTCACTGGAATGAGACATATAACTTCATTGTTAAAGCAAA AAAGAACCGCTCCAAGTGTCTCGTTCACTGCAAGATGGGTGTGAGTCGGTCTGCCTCCACCGTCATTGCTTATGCCATGAAGGAGTACGGCTGGTCGCTAGAGAAAGCTTATAACTTTGTCAAGCAGAAGAGGAGCATCACGCGACCCAACCCAGCTTTTATGAGGCAACTGGCGGAGTACGAAGGCATTTTGGATGCCAG TAAACAACGGCACAACAAGCTATGGCATCCAGACGCAGACTGTGAGATGGCTGAGGGACAGCAGGGACTGGCTCACTGTtgtagaggagaggagggaggcaCCCTGACTCCAGAACCAGGGATGTCTCCCTGCTGTGAGGAGGCACTACCTGATAAAGGTGCAACATGCCCCACCCCATGCAGGACTGTTCCCCTGGAGAACGACCCTGCCTACAACAACTACTACTTCCGCCGTCTCTCTGACTCAGCGCTGGACAGCGAACCATCAACACCTGTGCGCGGCCCTCCCGTTCTCGGCATGGAGAAGGTCTTTATAGAAATCGAGGATGTGGAAAGAGATGCTCTGCTGGATGATGAGGCCTTTGATGGCCGCGAAAGCTTGCCACTCCCCCACTTTGGGCCCACGGCAGAGGGAACTGCTGCCCAGACCTGCAGTCGTGGCCCTGAGCCCCTGGAAGAGTTGCGTCTGAGACTTGAGTTCAGCACagtggaggaagaggatgaggaggatgtgCAAAAGGAGGAGGCAGAGATGGAGGTATTAATGCAGCCAGATGATGGAGGTGGTGGTGAAACACAAGATGTCGAGGTAGAGGGTAATGGGATGGACCTGGCAAGTCTCAATGAAAATTCCAACAATAACAACCATTACAGCACTCTACACAACTACAAT GAAAAAGCTTTGTCCATCCTTCTTCCAACTGATGCTTCTACACCACTGCCTTGGTGTGATCAGACCAAGTCTAATCAGAAACAAGATTCCCCAACATTGGCTTCTAAGCTTTGCCTTAACCCCAGTCCTCCCGAAGTCCCAAGTGCTTCATTCCCACAGTCCCATACCTCATCTGAAGGTCTCAGATCCACAGTGGGACTGCCGTACCCCTGTGGCCCTCTGTGTGACTGTGCCAACTGTGTTGCCTCCCCACCCATGGCTCCACTTGAAAGAGAGGAACAGCTTGGAGAATCACTGCAGTTAGTGGAGCCTGAGTACAATGGTGAAGTCTCTGAAATAAAGACTGAGCTTGATGAGAGTCAGTCTGCTGCTGCCTCAGAGGCTCTTCCTGAGCTGATGAGGATGGATTTAGAGGAAGGCAAGCCCGCACTGGCTTGCTTTGGCCAACAACAGGAGACCCTTTTACAGCTGCGTCGATCTGGGTTGGTCCGCCGCCGTGCAGAGAGACTAGAGAGACTTGCGGGTTTATCTCAGGAAAGCTTGCGGTCTCTGAAGCCTTTGCACGCATGCCAAACGTCCCAAAATGGTCCCTTTCACACTGGAGAGGACGAGGAGTTCTCCGGTGACTTCACTAAATCTTCAACACCATGCCAAGTGCGGTTAGAGCCACTGGTGGTGCCACTGACCAATGAAGCCTTGTTGGGGGTGGTGGGGTCTGGGCTGCTCACACCCACTTCCTCGCCTCATGGCTCCACTTTGACACGCAGCTCCAGCAGCGATAGCCTGAGGAGCGTCAGGGGAAAGCCTGGCCTCGTACGTCAGAGGGCACAGGAGATCGAGACCCGTATGCGGCTGGCAGGCCTTACCGTGCCCTCAAGGCTGAAGCGGTCCAACTCGCTGGCTAAGTTGGGCAGCCTCAACCTGTCCTCCGAGGACCTGTGTTCAGCCTGCTCCTCAGATGCAGGAACACTGCTGCTCCTTTCACTGTCCCCAGAGCCAGACCCGAGCTTGGACTGGGATTCCCCGACCACCTCTGTGCTATCCTGGCCCCGCAAGGACTTGCACACTCCAGAGAGGGCACTACCAGGTGAACCCAGAAGCTGA